The Yoonia sp. SS1-5 genome contains a region encoding:
- a CDS encoding protein-L-isoaspartate(D-aspartate) O-methyltransferase has product MTFDAPTKMQFLYALRSKGVTDARVLTAMEQIDRAAFVKGVFAERAYEDMPLPIACGQTISQPSVVGLMTQALQVNKRDKVLEIGTGSGYQAAILSKLARRVYTVDRFRSLVHTARAIFEAQDITNITTFTADGSHGFAEQAPFDRILLTAAAEDPPGPLLAQLRVGGIMVLPVGQSDTVQSLIRVTRHETGYDYDELRPVRFVPLLEGLGQD; this is encoded by the coding sequence GTGACCTTTGACGCGCCCACCAAGATGCAATTCCTCTACGCGCTGCGCAGCAAGGGCGTCACCGATGCCCGGGTGCTGACCGCGATGGAACAGATCGACCGGGCCGCCTTTGTCAAAGGTGTGTTTGCCGAACGGGCTTACGAGGACATGCCCCTGCCCATCGCTTGCGGACAAACAATCAGCCAGCCATCTGTAGTCGGGCTGATGACGCAGGCCCTGCAGGTCAATAAGCGCGACAAGGTGCTGGAAATCGGCACAGGCTCTGGCTATCAGGCCGCCATCCTCAGCAAGCTCGCCCGCCGGGTCTATACTGTCGACCGGTTTCGCAGCCTTGTGCATACTGCAAGAGCGATTTTCGAGGCGCAGGACATCACAAATATCACCACCTTCACCGCAGATGGCAGCCATGGATTTGCCGAACAGGCCCCTTTTGACCGCATTTTGCTGACCGCCGCCGCCGAAGACCCGCCCGGCCCGCTTCTGGCCCAATTGCGTGTCGGCGGGATCATGGTTTTGCCGGTAGGTCAGTCAGATACGGTGCAAAGCTTGATCCGCGTTACCCGCCACGAGACCGGTTATGATTACGATGAATTGCGCCCCGTGCGTTTTGTCCCCTTGCTAGAAGGGCTCGGACAGGACTAA
- the surE gene encoding 5'/3'-nucleotidase SurE: MRILITNDDGINAPGLQVLNEIAHEVAGPDGEVWTVAPAFEQSGVGHCISYTHPTMIAQLGKRRFAAEGSPADCVIAGLYDVLDGTPPDLVLSGVNRGNNAAENTLYSGTIGAAMEAALQGVKSIALSQFYGPDNKDLEDPFEAATMHGAATVKALLNDSLWDDENYKLFYNVNFPPVRGADVKGMAATTQGFRLNTRFRAEAQTSPTGRKFLWVRGGPQHEPTAPGTDAAANLDGYISITPMRADLTDYEMVATLEDLLP; encoded by the coding sequence ATGCGCATCCTCATCACAAATGACGACGGTATCAATGCACCCGGCTTGCAGGTGCTGAACGAAATAGCGCATGAGGTGGCCGGGCCCGATGGCGAGGTTTGGACAGTCGCCCCCGCCTTTGAGCAGTCGGGCGTTGGGCATTGCATCAGCTACACCCACCCCACAATGATTGCCCAATTGGGCAAGCGGCGCTTTGCAGCAGAAGGGTCGCCCGCGGATTGCGTGATTGCCGGGCTCTATGATGTGCTGGACGGAACGCCACCTGATTTGGTCTTGTCCGGCGTCAATCGCGGCAACAATGCTGCTGAAAATACGCTCTATTCCGGCACAATCGGTGCGGCGATGGAAGCCGCGCTTCAAGGTGTTAAGTCTATTGCTCTATCGCAGTTTTATGGACCTGATAACAAAGACTTGGAAGACCCTTTTGAAGCGGCGACCATGCACGGGGCCGCAACCGTAAAGGCGCTTTTGAATGACAGTCTGTGGGATGATGAGAACTACAAACTGTTCTACAACGTGAATTTCCCGCCCGTCCGCGGCGCGGATGTCAAAGGCATGGCCGCCACCACGCAGGGGTTCCGGCTGAACACAAGGTTCCGGGCCGAAGCCCAGACATCACCCACGGGGCGGAAATTTCTGTGGGTCCGTGGCGGCCCGCAACATGAACCCACGGCACCGGGGACGGATGCAGCCGCCAATCTCGATGGCTATATCTCGATCACGCCGATGCGGGCGGATCTGACCGATTACGAAATGGTCGCCACGTTGGAAGATCTGCTGCCGTGA
- a CDS encoding peptidoglycan DD-metalloendopeptidase family protein, which translates to MRQQRTTARHVWMAGVALAALGACNEPLDFDLRDLGNGFDTSRSVQDLPNRPRPDDRGVISYPNYQVVVAQRDDTIRGIAIRLGLDANELAAYNGIDPDVVLRRDEIVALPSRVPEPSVATGASSDGPIQPLDVSAVATSALDRADAAPVTTTPLDPATPAAAPAAPAPQTGREPIRHQVMRGETVFALSRLYGVPVSSIAEWNGLDSEFTVREGQFLLIPQGDGAPTATPVAQPVTAPGEGTLTPVPPSAAAPLPDETPAAPLPTSATPAAPDLGTPAPAASGARFNRPVEGSIIRAYAPGTNEGIDIGAPAGTDVKAADRGTVAAVTNNTSGVSIVVIKHNDGLLTVYTNIDNIAVSKNDSVSQGQAIGKVRAGNPSFLHFEVRRGLNSVDPTEYLP; encoded by the coding sequence ATGCGTCAACAACGGACGACAGCACGACATGTGTGGATGGCAGGTGTGGCCCTGGCTGCATTGGGGGCGTGTAACGAACCCCTCGATTTTGATCTGCGCGATCTGGGCAACGGATTTGACACAAGCCGATCAGTGCAGGACCTGCCAAACAGGCCGCGCCCGGATGATCGCGGCGTCATCTCTTATCCAAATTATCAGGTCGTGGTCGCACAACGCGATGACACCATTCGCGGGATTGCGATCCGGCTTGGGCTCGATGCCAACGAGCTGGCAGCCTATAACGGCATTGATCCCGACGTAGTGCTGCGCCGGGACGAGATTGTGGCCCTGCCCAGTCGGGTGCCTGAACCATCGGTTGCCACAGGCGCCTCCAGTGATGGGCCAATTCAGCCGCTGGATGTCTCTGCGGTCGCCACCAGCGCGCTTGACCGGGCAGATGCGGCCCCCGTGACAACAACGCCGCTTGATCCTGCAACGCCTGCTGCGGCTCCCGCTGCCCCGGCGCCGCAAACCGGGCGCGAACCGATCCGGCATCAGGTGATGCGCGGTGAAACCGTGTTTGCGCTGTCGCGCCTTTACGGGGTACCTGTCAGCAGCATTGCTGAATGGAACGGGCTGGATTCCGAATTCACCGTTCGCGAGGGGCAGTTCCTGCTGATCCCGCAAGGTGACGGGGCGCCAACCGCAACGCCCGTGGCCCAGCCGGTCACAGCGCCAGGCGAAGGCACCCTGACGCCCGTCCCTCCAAGTGCGGCTGCACCGCTGCCGGATGAAACGCCTGCAGCACCGCTACCAACCTCTGCCACCCCCGCGGCGCCGGATCTTGGCACGCCCGCACCTGCGGCAAGCGGCGCACGGTTCAACCGCCCGGTTGAGGGCAGCATCATTCGGGCCTATGCGCCCGGAACGAATGAAGGGATTGATATCGGCGCGCCTGCTGGCACGGATGTCAAAGCGGCTGATCGTGGGACCGTGGCGGCGGTCACCAACAACACAAGCGGCGTGTCGATTGTGGTGATCAAGCATAATGACGGATTGCTGACAGTCTACACCAATATCGACAATATCGCAGTGTCCAAGAATGACAGCGTCAGCCAGGGCCAGGCCATCGGCAAGGTGCGCGCCGGCAACCCGTCATTTCTGCATTTCGAAGTACGGCGCGGATTGAACAGCGTCGATCCAACGGAATACCTGCCCTAG
- a CDS encoding AAA family ATPase translates to MPKVTCHNICDAIAAAPLPDGMHTKLIGIDGCGGSGKSTLARQLAQDIGARVIPTDDFAAWDCPLEWHDRFMAQVIGPFQANQPARYQRYDWHSRTLANWITVPAGGTVIIEGVSAIRQLFRPALAYKIYVETPRAIRLARGLARDGADAWPMWQGWMAEEDAYVAAELPAKQADLVIDGTQPLAAR, encoded by the coding sequence TTGCCTAAGGTCACGTGCCACAATATTTGCGACGCAATTGCTGCCGCGCCGCTGCCCGACGGGATGCACACCAAACTGATCGGCATTGATGGTTGTGGCGGCTCGGGCAAATCAACGCTTGCCCGCCAATTGGCGCAGGACATTGGCGCGCGCGTGATCCCAACCGATGATTTTGCCGCCTGGGATTGCCCGTTAGAATGGCATGATCGCTTTATGGCCCAGGTGATTGGGCCATTTCAGGCCAACCAGCCCGCCCGCTATCAACGCTATGACTGGCACAGCCGGACGCTGGCGAATTGGATCACCGTCCCGGCAGGCGGCACAGTGATCATCGAAGGTGTCAGCGCGATCAGACAGCTCTTTCGACCCGCGCTTGCTTACAAAATCTACGTCGAGACCCCGCGCGCCATCCGATTGGCCCGCGGGCTGGCGCGCGATGGCGCAGATGCATGGCCCATGTGGCAAGGCTGGATGGCCGAAGAAGACGCCTATGTCGCGGCGGAACTGCCCGCAAAGCAGGCCGATCTGGTGATTGATGGAACACAACCGCTTGCAGCGCGCTAG
- a CDS encoding ATP-binding protein, with product MSDKILERIAEALERVSPPPTPAPDFSAADAFVWHPNPDRLAPVQRVNRVDVDLLVGVDRARDTLIANTVQFAKGLSANNALLWGARGMGKSSLVKAVHGAVHATYPDLKIVEVQREDLPSIGRCLNILRGAQERFILFCDDLSFGHDDAHYKSLKAVLDGGIEGRPDNLVLYATSNRRHLMPRDMIENERSSAISPSEAVEEKVSLSDRFGLWLGFHPCDQDQYLAMIRGYCDHHNVRIDDTTLRAEAIEWQATRGSRSGRVAWQYFTDLAGRRGVTLE from the coding sequence GTGAGCGACAAGATACTGGAACGGATCGCCGAGGCATTGGAACGGGTCAGCCCCCCGCCGACCCCTGCGCCCGATTTCAGTGCCGCAGACGCCTTTGTCTGGCACCCCAATCCCGACCGTCTGGCACCGGTGCAGCGGGTCAACCGGGTTGATGTCGATCTCTTGGTGGGCGTGGACCGGGCGCGGGATACGCTTATTGCCAATACGGTTCAGTTTGCCAAAGGCCTGTCGGCCAACAACGCGCTTTTATGGGGCGCGCGGGGCATGGGGAAATCCAGCCTGGTCAAGGCCGTGCATGGCGCTGTGCATGCCACATACCCCGATCTGAAGATCGTTGAGGTGCAGCGCGAGGATCTACCCAGCATTGGCCGTTGCCTGAACATCCTGCGCGGCGCGCAAGAGCGGTTCATCCTGTTTTGTGATGATCTGTCATTCGGGCATGACGATGCGCATTACAAGTCACTCAAGGCTGTGCTTGATGGCGGGATTGAAGGGCGGCCTGACAATCTGGTGCTTTACGCGACATCCAACAGGCGCCATCTGATGCCTCGTGACATGATTGAAAACGAACGATCATCCGCGATATCGCCGTCCGAAGCTGTCGAAGAAAAGGTATCATTGTCCGACCGGTTTGGTCTGTGGCTTGGGTTCCATCCCTGCGATCAGGATCAATATCTGGCGATGATCCGGGGCTATTGTGACCATCATAATGTCCGGATTGATGATACAACCCTGCGGGCAGAGGCGATTGAGTGGCAAGCCACCCGAGGCAGCCGCTCGGGCAGGGTCGCCTGGCAGTATTTCACGGATCTGGCAGGGCGGCGCGGGGTCACCTTGGAATAA